In Perognathus longimembris pacificus isolate PPM17 chromosome 23, ASM2315922v1, whole genome shotgun sequence, a single genomic region encodes these proteins:
- the Snx22 gene encoding sorting nexin-22 isoform X2, with translation MLEVHIPSVGPEAEGPSQSPEKGHMVFRVEVLCSGRRHTVPRRYSEFHALHKRIKKLCKVPDFPSKRLPNWRSRGLEQRRRGLEAYIQGILYLNQDVPKELLEFLRLRHFPRDPKASRWGSQLHHRPVISFRVDPYIYTPSPEPLPEVVVTGVLQGLYGFGASSAAAQPEADCHPDPPPPLL, from the exons ATGCTGGAAGTTCACATCCCGTCGGTGGGGCCCGAGGCCGAGGGGCCCAGCCAGAGCCCAGAGAAAGGCCACATG GTGTTCCGCGTGGAGGTGCTGTGCAGCGGGCGCAGACACACGGTGCCCCGGCGCTACAGCGAGTTCCACGCGCTGCACAAGCGG ATCAAGAAGCTGTGCAAAGTGCCCGACTTCCCCTCGAAACGCCTGCCCAACTGGAGGAGCCGAGGCCTGGAGCAGCGTCGCCGGGGCTTGGAGGCCTACATCCAG GGCATCCTGTACCTGAACCAGGATGTGCCTAAGGAGTTATTGGAATTCCTGAGACTTCGACACTTCCCCCGGGACCCCAAGGCCAGCCGCTGGGG CTCCCAGCTGCACCACCGGCCAGTCATCAGCTTCCGCGTGGATCCCTACATTTACACCCCTTCTCCAG AGCCTCTGCCTGAAGTGGTGGTGACTGGTGTGCTCCAGGGCCTCTACGGCTTCGGCGCCAGCTCGGCAGCAGCGCAGCCGGAGGCCGACTGTCACCCGGACCCCCCACCACCCTTGCTCTGA
- the Snx22 gene encoding sorting nexin-22 isoform X3, with protein MLEVHIPSVGPEAEGPSQSPEKGHMIKKLCKVPDFPSKRLPNWRSRGLEQRRRGLEAYIQGILYLNQDVPKELLEFLRLRHFPRDPKASRWGTLGEFLPSDSSSQLHHRPVISFRVDPYIYTPSPEPLPEVVVTGVLQGLYGFGASSAAAQPEADCHPDPPPPLL; from the exons ATGCTGGAAGTTCACATCCCGTCGGTGGGGCCCGAGGCCGAGGGGCCCAGCCAGAGCCCAGAGAAAGGCCACATG ATCAAGAAGCTGTGCAAAGTGCCCGACTTCCCCTCGAAACGCCTGCCCAACTGGAGGAGCCGAGGCCTGGAGCAGCGTCGCCGGGGCTTGGAGGCCTACATCCAG GGCATCCTGTACCTGAACCAGGATGTGCCTAAGGAGTTATTGGAATTCCTGAGACTTCGACACTTCCCCCGGGACCCCAAGGCCAGCCGCTGGGG CACCCTGGGGGAATTCCTGCCTAGTGACAGCAG CTCCCAGCTGCACCACCGGCCAGTCATCAGCTTCCGCGTGGATCCCTACATTTACACCCCTTCTCCAG AGCCTCTGCCTGAAGTGGTGGTGACTGGTGTGCTCCAGGGCCTCTACGGCTTCGGCGCCAGCTCGGCAGCAGCGCAGCCGGAGGCCGACTGTCACCCGGACCCCCCACCACCCTTGCTCTGA
- the Snx22 gene encoding sorting nexin-22 isoform X1, whose product MLEVHIPSVGPEAEGPSQSPEKGHMVFRVEVLCSGRRHTVPRRYSEFHALHKRIKKLCKVPDFPSKRLPNWRSRGLEQRRRGLEAYIQGILYLNQDVPKELLEFLRLRHFPRDPKASRWGTLGEFLPSDSSSQLHHRPVISFRVDPYIYTPSPEPLPEVVVTGVLQGLYGFGASSAAAQPEADCHPDPPPPLL is encoded by the exons ATGCTGGAAGTTCACATCCCGTCGGTGGGGCCCGAGGCCGAGGGGCCCAGCCAGAGCCCAGAGAAAGGCCACATG GTGTTCCGCGTGGAGGTGCTGTGCAGCGGGCGCAGACACACGGTGCCCCGGCGCTACAGCGAGTTCCACGCGCTGCACAAGCGG ATCAAGAAGCTGTGCAAAGTGCCCGACTTCCCCTCGAAACGCCTGCCCAACTGGAGGAGCCGAGGCCTGGAGCAGCGTCGCCGGGGCTTGGAGGCCTACATCCAG GGCATCCTGTACCTGAACCAGGATGTGCCTAAGGAGTTATTGGAATTCCTGAGACTTCGACACTTCCCCCGGGACCCCAAGGCCAGCCGCTGGGG CACCCTGGGGGAATTCCTGCCTAGTGACAGCAG CTCCCAGCTGCACCACCGGCCAGTCATCAGCTTCCGCGTGGATCCCTACATTTACACCCCTTCTCCAG AGCCTCTGCCTGAAGTGGTGGTGACTGGTGTGCTCCAGGGCCTCTACGGCTTCGGCGCCAGCTCGGCAGCAGCGCAGCCGGAGGCCGACTGTCACCCGGACCCCCCACCACCCTTGCTCTGA
- the Snx1 gene encoding sorting nexin-1 translates to MASGGGGCSASERLPPPFPGLDPESEGAGGGSEPEPGDSDTEGEDIFTGAAAASKPQSPKSASSLFPINNGSKENGIHEEQDQEPQDLFADATVELSLDSTQNNQKKGPAKMLISPPPQEATNSSKPQPSYEELEEEEQEDQFDLTVGITDPEKIGDGMNAYVAYKVTTQTSLPMFRSKQFAVKRRFSDFLGLYEKLSEKHSQNGFIVPPPPEKSLIGMTKVKVGKEDSSSAEFLEKRRAALERYLQRVVNHPTMLQDPDVREFLEKEELPRAVGTQTLSGAGLLKMFNKATDAVSKMTIKMNESDIWFEEKLQEVECEEQRLRKLHAVVEMLVTHRKELALNTAQFAKSLAMLGSSEDNTALSRALSQLAEVEEKIEQLHQEQANHDFFLLAELLSDYIRLLAIVRAAFDQRMKTWQRWQDAQATLQKKREAEARLLWANKPDKLQQAKDEITEWESRVTQYERDFEKISTVVRKEVIRFEKEKSKDFKNHVIKYLETLLYSQQQLAKYWEAFLPEAKAIS, encoded by the exons AGTAAGCCCCAGTCTCCAAAGAGTGCTTCGTCTCTTTTTCCCATCAACAATGGCTCCAAAGAAAATGGGATTCATGAGGAACAGGACCAAGAGCCACAGGATCTCTTTGCAG ATGCCACCGTGGAACTATCCCTGGATAGCACACAAAATAATCAGAAGAAAGGTCCGGCCAAAATGctcatttctcctcctccacAGGAAGCTACAAATTCTTCCAAGCCCCAGCCAAGCTATGAGGAG CTAGAGGAAGAAGAGCAAGAAGACCAGTTTGACTTGACAGTGGGTATTACTGATCCTGAGAAGATAG GGGATGGTATGAATGCCTACGTAGCCTACAAAGTTACCACACAG ACAAGCTTACCAATGTTCAGAAGTAAACAGTTTGCAGTGAAAAGAAGATTTAGTGACTTTCTGGGGCTTTATGAGAAGCTTTCAGAGAAGCACTCTCAGAATGGCTTTATTGTCCCTCCTCCACCTGAAAAGAGCCTAATAG GCATGACAAAAGTAAAAGTTGGAAAGGAAGATTCTTCTTCTGCAGAATTTCTGGAAAAAAGGAGGGCTGCTCTAGAAAG ATACCTTCAGAGAGTTGTGAATCACCCTACCATGTTACAGGACCCTGATGTCCGAGAgtttttagaaaaagaagag CTGCCCCGGGCTGTGGGTACCCAGACATTGAGTGGTGCTGGTCTCCTTAAGATGTTCAACAAAGCTACAGATGCTGTAAGCAAAATGACCATCAAGATGAACGAATCAGACATC TGGTTCGAGGAGAAGCTCCAGGAGGTAGAGTGTGAGGAGCAGCGCCTGCGGAAGCTGCACGCTGTGGTAGAAATGCTCGTCACCCACAGGAAAG aGCTTGCACTGAACACGGCCCAGTTTGCTAAGAGCCTAGCCATGCTTGGAAGCTCCGAGGACAACACGGCCCTGTCCCGGGCCCTCTCCCAGCTGGCTGAGGTGGAAGAAAAAATTGAGCAGCTGCATCAGGAACAGGCCAACCATGACTTCTTCCTGCTCGCTGAGCTCCTGAGTGACTACATTCGCCTCCTGGCTATCGTCCGT GCCGCCTTTGACCAGCGCATGAAGACGTGGCAGCGCTGGCAGGACGCGCAGGCCACCCTGCAGAAGAAGCGGGAGGCGGAGGCGCGGCTGCTGTGGGCCAACAAGCCCGACAAGCTGCAACAGGCCAAGGACGAGATCACGGAG TGGGAGTCTCGGGTGACTCAGTATGAAAGAGACTTTGAAAAGATTTCAACAGTGGTCCGGAAAGAAGTAATACGGTTTGAG AAAGAGAAATCCAAGGACTTCAAAAACCACGTGATCAAGTACCTTGAGACACTCCTGTATTCCCAGCAACAG CTGGCCAAGTACTGGGAAGCCTTCCTTCCTGAGGCAAAGGCCATCTCCTAA